A region of the Candoia aspera isolate rCanAsp1 chromosome 18, rCanAsp1.hap2, whole genome shotgun sequence genome:
CTGGCTTCTCCTTAAGCCATCCTGGGTACCCAGGGGGTCTGCAGTGGGGTGTCAAAATAGTCAAGAAGCAACTGTGATGGCACCTTTTTGAAGGTGGCACCTTTTTTGCATATGCAATAAAATTCTTGATTGAACTTCCATCAACTGCTTCCACCAGATGTGTACATAAACAATTATGAGTGGAATGATCCGCACAGTATGTAATGCCCTAAACCAGTTTTTcccaacgttggcaactttaagacgtgtggacttcaactcccagaattccccagccagcatggctggctggggaattctgggagttgaagcccacacaacttaaagttgccaaggttgagaaaccctgtcctaaacACAGCACAGCCGTTGAGCTTATTAGCATGAAAAATTGAGCAATATTTAGATATGGGTTCAAGCAATGGCTTAGGATTTCGGGAGACCCCATCCGTCAATGGAAGCAAATGTAGGGAAGCCATATTGGGCTGACCCATATCTGATGGGGGTTTAGGTAACCTGGAACAAAAAAACTCACTAATCCGGTAAGCGATTGAACAGACAAAGCAAAGcaccattttattatatttcaatgACAGTTacaaattcttcctttttttaataagcaCAAAGGGGAAAGGAACATCGAATGACAGAAGAACGGGGCAAGATCTGGGAAGGGTCAACTCCAGGCAGGATGAAGATCAGGAAGTTAATCAGGGAAGAGCAGGAAGCCGGAGAACACGCTGTCGGCCTGAGCCATCCCAACCATGCCATTGTAGTCGTTGACTGCCAGCCAGACCTGGTGGCCTCTTTGCAAGTGGAGCAGGACCCCACCTGAGCTGACTTGCTTGGGGTTGGACAGATGATCGCAGAAGCTGGCCACCTTCTCCAGGTTCAGATACATGTTGACACAGAGGTTGGCTGTCAAGGAGGTGTGGAAAGTGAAGTAATAGACGCCAGGAATGCGACAGGTGAACTTGCCCGTGGCGGTGTCATAATCGTGGTAAGTGTTGGTGATGTTTCCGTGAAAGACCACCGGCCTGTCCTTCACGGGGTGCTCATGCGTCTGACGCTTGACCGAGAAGGCTGATTGGTACATGTTCTTGTAGCCACCAGAGTCCCCTGGATCACCGTCTTCCCCTTTGGGACCATGTTCTCCTAAGTTTCCTGGAGCTCCTCTAGGTCCACTTTTCCCTGGCAGacctggaaggccaggagaaccTGGTTCTCCCTTGGGACCGTGGCTTCCAGGAATGGCTGGAGGACCTGGAGGTGAAAGACCACACAAGGTAGAAGCAGGAGAGCATCACCCAGATAGGACCAACTCAGAAAGATGCAAGGGTGGTGTGGCTGTAGTGCTTCTCCACCTGCCATCTTCCAgatatggggacttcaactcccagaattcccaccaaTGGACATGTGGGCTGTAGAATTCTGGGATCTGAACTCCATACGCCTGGAAATGGCCTGGGTTGGGAGGTGGAACGAGAAATGAAGACCACCAAGTTCAGGTCTCCTAGAGTGTCTTGCAGGAAGGCAGAGTCCGTCTGCTCAACCTACCTAGCAGGGTTGTTGTGATGTTTAGTAGTACAGTAGTAATTTGCTATTACTAGTGGTAAACCAGTAGTAAAAGGCTACTAGTAATTGTCATTTAAAGAGTAATGTACtattaattttacaaataaaatcagtaaaaggaCCCAAATAATACAATGCATCGTGGTAGTAACATGAATAGCCATAAAACAGAGTAAATCTGAAAACATTTACTAAAAATAGTAACAGTAAAAGGCAACTATTAATTGTCagtttactatttattattacattattcttTAATGGTAAAGAGCGGCTTGCTATTATTTTTACGAATAAAACCAGTCAAAGTAAATATCACAAATACGTAAATATTCGTAATAGTTTATTacgaataaaatcagtaaaatactACAGTTCATAGCGAATGAATAGTCCTAACAAAGTTGTGGTAAGGGCCATCCAGATGTGCGCCAGCCCCTTTTTCTTCCAGCGGCAAAGAAACTGGCAGACCCATCTGGACCGTTAAAATGGGGAGGGGGCGGCCAGGAGCTACTCACCTGGTTCTCCTTTGGATCCCTTTTGACCATCTCGGCCATCTTTGCCCAGAGCCCCAGGGGTTCCAGGGAGGCCCGGTGCACCATAGCAGTACTGTGGAGGCTCAGCTGCCCAGGAGAGATCACCCAGGATCAACAGGATGAAGGCCCAGACCAGCATCCTCACTGGTGTCGAGTCCATCTGCTGTTCCTCCTGCGGAGAGAGCgaataaatcagtttttttcacacttggcaactttaagatgtgtggacttcaactcccagaattccccaaccaagcatgctggctggggaattctaggagttgaagtccacacatctgaaagttgacatgggtgagaaacactggaataaaggAAAGGACATCAGGCCACAGTGCTGTTGGCCAGGAACTTTCTAATAATTCCATCAAAGAAGTGAAAAACTTTTGGGAAGCTGCCCATGCAGGGCTAACCCAGCTGTTTTGGCAACGTTTGTGGACTCGGCTACCCCCAGCCTTATATTACTTGTTCAAAAGCACCAAGGGCCTGGCGATCACTCACAACCAAGCCCAAGGTTTAAAACAAGACTTGCAGGAGATGAAAGgttaaaaataattcagtttaTCCTTGGATATTGtaggaaaggaagagagggagagagatgcccAGTAAGAATTCCTATGaagcagaaatgggggggggaagCTGGAAGGGATCACTTAATCCCTCCCTTTTAGGAAGTTTGAACGACGGTGGATGAATCTGCAGGTGCAAGGGAAATGGCGTGGCTGGCTTTGCATCAGCTTCGTCTTCATCAATTATCAGACGATgacagaaggaaggagggaaggaaggaagggcaaagaaagaggaggaagggaagggaatggatATTGGCAAGCAATTCACCAAAAAAAAAGTTGGTGGGAGAAGGAAGCTGAAATGCCGTGAACTTCTAAACTCCGAGTCTTCAAACTATCCGGAAGGAGCCCTGGTGTTCAACAACCTGAAAGTGTCCCTCAGGCTCGGTCCTCAAGCCCACTCCAGGTGCAGGACGGGCCCCTTCCCAGCCCTTCCTGGCCATGGCAGGGCCCAGCCCTGAAACTTTCTGTGGGCGAAGCAGTTGCCGTTTCCCCCAAGAAAATCCGCCAATCCGCCTGGGCACTGTTTCCCTCCGCATCTCAACGGCTCGACCCTCTTTCTGCTGAAACAGAACCAGCcaagccatttttttctcctgctccTCTGGACTTGGAGCATCTAAACATTCCCCTGAGACCCACATGCCCAACTGCCTTCTTCTTTTGCACTTGGGAAttctccttctcccccccaccatcCCTTTCCTTTTGCCCCCTGTCCTTTTGACTAGCAACCAGAGATTGGGGCAACCTGATTTTTGTTCCCCAGACCCGATCCATCTGCCTTATGGGGGGGAACACCTGGATTATAAATGCTTTTTGTCAAGAATAAATCAGCTTCCCAGAGGATCTGCCTAACCCCACCTCCCAAACCTTGCCTGGGCTTCCCCAATTTTGTGGGGATCCAAATGctggaacattttattttattgtctgaATGTTGAAGAAAGAAAATCCTGCGTCTCTTACCTCTTGGGGAATCGGTGGGATCCTACAGCTTGCAGGCAACGGGGTTAATGATTGGCCGGGCGGCTCAGTTAGCGGCAGGGGAATCTACTTGCAACATCCCCATCGTTAATGCGGAAGTTGGTGGCCCAGGAAAATAAGGAACTGGTCCTCCCATTTTGTGCTTTCTCTTGCATCTGAAAGCTCAGCATCAACACTTTCATTGCCTTGGGTTTCCGACACCAGGAATTTTCATTATTCCTTTCCCCCAGCGGGACAAACAAGGACAGGAAAGGCCTTTGCTGAAAATCTCAATTCAGCTACAAAACTCTCCAAGTGGCCTACCTCCTAGGATTGTTGTGAAGTCAAATCGGGGGGTGGCAGGGAACCTCCTGGGCCCCTCCGGGAGGAAGAGTAAagaattaaagtaaataaagCACATAGAATTCAgtgaataaatcaaatcaaacaaataaatttaataaaaataaataactaaataactaaagtAAATCGAATTAAAGCAAGCTACAAAACTGGAAATTGGTCCTTCTGGCGAGGAACTGATTGCGAGGGACTGAAAAGAGGGTCAAGTTCAGTGGTGGTTTAGGAAGTCTTCCGACACTGCTGTCTCCGATGCCCGGCTCCGGGTTGCAAAGTGAGAGCAAATAGGGTTGGTGGTCCAGCCTGGCAAAATTGTGGCTTCCTCGCCTTCTCCGGGCTGCCGTTCCTGCTCTGTAATCACAGACACCCAAAATGTTTTCAGAGCAAGCTTTTGGCTTTTGAAGGTAGAGAAAAAAACATTTGTAttcgtttgtttttttttaagggatgaAAGTTAGAAAGCCCTTCCTGGTGGCACAAACATTTAGAtggtggatttttttgttttgaaggGGTGAGACTTGATGTTTCTGGAGACTTCCATGAAACCACAGAAAGTGGGGCTGGGATTTCATTCTGAAAAGGCGTATTTTAAACCAGTTTTTCTAATCTGTTGGCGTGCTTTTGATGCACGGACATTTTGCGCCCTTGTTCGGTAATGGTGAATGGCTAAAAGGCGGCGTCGTGTGCTGTTTTTTAAGAAGCGAAATGCATGCGCTGATCTTTTATTTCATTCCCGGTTTGCATGTTGGAAATAGGTGGGTTGTACAACTCCCGTCCTATGTTCAGCCTGGGCAGCCCTCATTCTCATCCCGAATGCTCAGGATGACGGCGATGCTGCCAGGAACATTTTCAGCTGCAGGAGAAAAGTAAAGCTGGGCTTCAAAACTTAGGAAGTGGGCAAATTTGCTGCCCAAAatcgtttaaaaaaaaatctctcccagAAGTGGAGaaatcagatctgggctgcactTTTCTGGATGGCCACTTGATTGATGGGTCTGGGGCCATCAAGTCTCCGTTGATTCTTAGTCACCACACAGATAGATGTTCCCCATGACAGTGTCCCCAACcaggtccttcagctcttccaacggtccacccatcaccaccataactgagtccatccaccttctgctggtcatcctcttctctttgctgccacctttcccagcattaaagactTCTCAAAAGAGTGCCTCTGAGCATGCCATGGGTTTTCTGGCCTACTCGGGCTCTGGTACTGCTGAGCATAAGATTGGCCATTGCAATAGGGGGAAAGGAGGTGTAAACATCCAGGGTTCCTACATTCAGTCTTCCCTGGGCTTGTTCTCCAAGGAAATTTGGGGGGTGACTGCCAATAGGATTTTAACCCAGAGCTGCCCCGTGAGTTATAAGGACGTTGCCAGGCAGTATCATCCCAGAATAGCCTAAAAATGCAATTTCAAAAATTAGTTTGATGGAAGTATGGATGTCTAAGTAGACCTTGACCGTCTGCAAGGAAGTGAGTTTGGTGACTGTGAAGTTGCTCCTGAGCAAGATTTTCAAAGAGCAAAACTCCCTAAGGGACCCTATGAGGAATGAGAGTGGTTTATTTGAAGACTTTCgttttaaaaaattgtccagCCTACGCTCCATGGATTTCTTTTCCTAATTGTGCAAAAGAAAAGCCGCGTCATGGGGGACAGGTTAGAAGCTCAGCGAAGCATCTAACTATAGATCTGGCTTTCTGGTgttcctacctcacagggttgttgtaaagGGGAAGTAGGAGGAAGAGAGTGATGATTCtagcagaaaagaaggaaaggaaaggttcctagcagaaaaaggggaaaaggacCTAACAtgagaaaggagaggaggggagagaagaggaaaaaaaggaaggaaggaaggaaggaagggagggagggagggaggggaggagaggagaggaaaaaaaggaaggaaggaaggaaggaaggaaggaaggaaggaagggagggagggagggagggagggaggggaggagaggagaggagaggaaaaaaaggaaggaaggaaggaaggaaggaaggaaggaaggaaggaagggagggagggaaggagggagggagggaggggaggagaggagaggagaggagaggagaggaaggtcCCAGCAGATCAAGAAAAAAGATcctaacaggaaaaagaaaagtaaaagttcCTAACaggaaaatgggatataaataaattaaagaaatggCAGCTGGCGAGCAGATAGAAGTCTGCGGCAACAGGATCACACTATCCTATGATGAACCGGATAATTTCCATTACATTGCAGTCATCTTTTTTAGAATGCCTGCTTTCAGGAGGCCAGGCTCTAGCGAGTTTTTGCTTTGGGCCACACGCCTGGTGCCAACCTGGCCCAGGCTGGCTTCATCCAGTGAACAAGAGGTAAGCAAGTACAGCTTGGGGCTCCCTTGATGATCACGACTTTGCAAAGGCACCTCCTCTTTTGGAAATGCTGACGgcagggtttctcgaccttggtgactttaagatgggtggacttcaactcccagaattccccagccagcaaggctggctggggaattctgggagttaaagtccacccaacttaaagttgctaaggttgagaacccTGGCTTACCAGGAAGACCTGGCCTGCCCCCAGCTGGGTTAGTGCACCTTCTTCTTGGCACTTCCTGTGTTGCGCCATCTTTTGCCCCATCCTTCGGGGTGGGCAGAGAAAGAGCCGGGTGAACCCAAGTAGCCTTCCAGAACCCCCTGATTTCAGGCTGCGTCCCACGCGGCGATCCCGAAGTAGAGATTCTGGAAAATGGAATCCCAAAATCCCAAAATGGAAGGGAACCTGGAGAtcacctagtccaacccccagCCCACCATGACAGACAGTTGTCCAGCCTCTCTTTGAACACCTCCAGTGACAGAGAGGCCGCCCCCTCCCCAGGAACCCTTGTGAACAGCTCTTCCCATTAGGCctgatccccccaccccaccccaaagtcGACTTCCTTGTCATTTCATAGAACGTTAAACGGGAAGAGTGTAAGGGACCTTGGGGGTCATCTAGTCTGATCCCATGCTCTGGGCAGGAATTCAGATTGGATCCTGAAAGCAATGGCTGTAAGGTTGGGAGGGACCTcagagatcatctaatccaaccctctgCCTGATGCGGAAATCCACTTGCACAGCATCCGTGACAGGTGGCCGTTCAAACCTCTGTTTAAACATATCCAGCAAAAGAACAATGGAACAGTTCTATTATCCTGTTCCAGTGGATAACTGTACTCTTTAATTGGTGCTGAAGGAAATGAATCCAGATTCCCCTTCCCAGGCCACTGAACATgtggtaatccttgcttaacgatcattCATTTCAtggcagttcagacttacaacggtgctgaaaaaactgacttacgaccgatcctcacacttatgaccatcgcagcatccccatggtcatgtaatcacgattcaggcgcttggcagccagtttacttttatgactgtcgcagcgtcacatggtcacatgaccaccattttttacctttctggccggcttctggcaagcaaaatcaacggggaaaccgcgtgattcacttaatgaccatgcggtttgcttaacgcccacagtgattcgcttaatgatcgccGCAAAAAATTGGagcggattcacttaatgaccacatcacttagcaactgaaattccggtcccaattatggttgttaagtgaggactgcctctATGGCTTTGTTGGActcttccctcccccttttttcccctctttatttATACGCAGTGAACAGCAGATGTTTGACATTCAGAAGATTTATTTGGCAGCACGAAGGAGCTACACAGAATGGAGGAACGGGAGACCCCTGTCGATCAGGCACAGGCCTCCCTCGCAGGGGGAGCGTTTGCAAGAGAAGCATCACACTCTCTTCCCGCCACCGAAGCCCTGAGCTGGTCAAGCCCTCGTCGAGAACAGCAGGAAGCCGCTGAAGACGCTGTCCGCTTCCGAGCCGCTGTAAATGTTGGCCCCGCCTGGAGGGTCACTGTTCAGCCAGACCTGCTCGCCTTGGGCCAGCTGCAGGACGCTGCCCCCTGAGTTGACCTGCAGCAGGCCCTGGCTCTGGTCGCAGAACGTGGCCACCCCATTGTCTCGGTGCATAAGGGTCAGGCACAGGTTGCCCTTGGAAACCACCTGGAAAGTGAAGTAATAATATCCCGGGATGCTGCAGGTGAACTTCCCTGTCTGGGTGCTGTAGGCGTTATCCTGGTTGGTAATGCTGTTGTCGAAGACCACGGTTTTGGGGGAGAGGGTGGGAGTTGGGTTCTTCCGAGAAGCCGAGAAGGCGGTCCTGGGCTGATCCTGAATGTTTCTGACTTGACCCTTTGGGCCCTTATTGCCCTGTTCGCCGGGGGGCCCCATGAGGCCATCCAGACCTCGGTAGCCTAGGTTGCCTGGTTCGCCTGGAAGACCGACTTCCCCTGGTTCGCCTTTCGGGCCCCGGATTCCAGAGCTCCTTGTCCCCATCCCTGGAAGGAAACCATCTGGGTAACAATTGTGTGGATCCaggatgaaaatgcattttggaacCCATCAAACGGAAAGGGCTGTACTCCTGATGGAAGCAGTCGGTGGTTGGACACATTTATGGAACATAGAATTGGGCAGAACTGGAGAAAGTGGCATTCAAATTAAGGCTACCGGCTTTTAGCTCAAATGCACGTCTGGGAAAGCTACTGGGGGGAAGAAGAGGATCTTAGTAATGCTCTTGGTTAACTTTCAGCTTGATCGGTGGCCTCAAGCAACCATTCTGGAGGGGGAATAACCTGCATTCTGGGAAACCCTGTGGAGCTGTTGGTAGGAGGCAAACTCTTTCAGCTTTCAGTGGCCCAGTGCAATGTTaaaggagataaaaatgaaagcagctaTCTCTATGGAGTCCGTGGCTGATTCCTATGGAATTAGTGAAATAGCTGTTGATATGAAGTGGAATGTTCTTCTTCATGGGGGGGTTTCAAAccgaggctggatggccatctgtgaGAAGGGACTAGCCTACATGACCTCTGatgtcacttccaactcttcccCCTTAAAATGGAGCAGGATTTTGTCTTTCCCTCTTCTAAAGCATAATAACCAGGATAACAGCTCTGTCTATATATATAATGTGCTCCCCCAAAGTCACAGCCCAGCCcaatttgtcatttttaatgcCATTGAAGGGGGAAATGCTATTAAATCTCTACCTTTCATGAAACTGGACAGGAGTTCCCATCCTGGGCAACTCCAGCTATGggccagctcccagaattctcagcaacagccatgccagctgtggaattctgggagttgaagtccgacCATCTGCAGGTCACCCAGGTTAAGAATCCCTGATTTAGACTGAGCTGTGGGATGTCTCCTGGCCCCGCCTACTTTTTTGACATGGCTCCACCTACTTCAGGGGCTGCATGTACCCCCAGCAGGCATCACTACAGCCACAAGCGAAGCTGTGCATGTTGGAGCAAACACAGCCATTCTGATTTATTTGATCTATTTGATTTATTCTTTTGCTACTCCCCAGCAATCTTTTACCTGGGGCACCCACATCTCCTTTCTGTCCTGGTCTTCCATTCCGCCCTGGGGTTCCTGGGTGCCCGTCTCTGCCGTTGGGCGCCTGGCACACGCTTTGCTGGGGAACCACAACATCCAGCATCAGGATCAGCACACCCGCTGCCAACCAGAACCGGCTCGCCATGTTGACTCTGTGGCCATCAGCAGaggagacagtgagaccccctgttcccccttttccttctcaGTGGGAGTTgggaccccccaccccaaagcccCAGTTGTCTTCCCACCCTCTGCAAGGCGGCGTGCCATAGAACTGTGCACTATTTCTACCCCTTTGCATttcaattctatttattttacttggaaaccactttgaGACACGACTGTAGGGGAGCAGTGAAGAAATGCAACCAAGGATAATTAGGAGATGATCAAAAAGAACACAGAGGAGAAAGAACACCCTAAGAACAGGGAGACATCTCGTCAGCCCCTGGCCAAACAAGTTTTTTAAGACTCTGAGCAATGGCAGGGGGACCCCCAATTTCTTCTCAATGAGTCCTTGTAAATATTTGTAATGTTTACAaaattgtacactgcccagaaatGACACAACGGTGATGATGATGTCCCCCAATTCCACCAGAAGGCCTTGCTAAGGGTTTAggatcaatctatcaatcaaagCCTTAAATCTACTTGTGCAttgcaatgggggtgggggagatgccTGTCTTGAACTGCCTCCCCTCCATCACAATATTTCTGAAGCTTGCGCTCTGCATCTT
Encoded here:
- the C1QC gene encoding complement C1q subcomponent subunit C, yielding MDSTPVRMLVWAFILLILGDLSWAAEPPQYCYGAPGLPGTPGALGKDGRDGQKGSKGEPGPPAIPGSHGPKGEPGSPGLPGLPGKSGPRGAPGNLGEHGPKGEDGDPGDSGGYKNMYQSAFSVKRQTHEHPVKDRPVVFHGNITNTYHDYDTATGKFTCRIPGVYYFTFHTSLTANLCVNMYLNLEKVASFCDHLSNPKQVSSGGVLLHLQRGHQVWLAVNDYNGMVGMAQADSVFSGFLLFPD
- the C1QA gene encoding complement C1q subcomponent subunit A codes for the protein MASRFWLAAGVLILMLDVVVPQQSVCQAPNGRDGHPGTPGRNGRPGQKGDVGAPGMGTRSSGIRGPKGEPGEVGLPGEPGNLGYRGLDGLMGPPGEQGNKGPKGQVRNIQDQPRTAFSASRKNPTPTLSPKTVVFDNSITNQDNAYSTQTGKFTCSIPGYYYFTFQVVSKGNLCLTLMHRDNGVATFCDQSQGLLQVNSGGSVLQLAQGEQVWLNSDPPGGANIYSGSEADSVFSGFLLFSTRA